The Faecalibacter sp. LW9 genome has a segment encoding these proteins:
- a CDS encoding SusC/RagA family TonB-linked outer membrane protein, with translation MLDEESDLIDLQTAVVTGYSTQRKEEVTASVSVVNAKDLVDSKSPNVTNLLQGKVAGLRITSGSGQPGATASILMRGRTSISADTEALWVVDGVIFHGTPNLNPNDVETISVLKDAAATAQYGSRGANGVIIVTTKRGKGSGLTINVDYNSSWNKFNSGNFEVMNGSELYQLFQGMRGAPDMPTELQNTNFDWVKNGTQIGTVQDANVSLSSNSESTNLYSAINYYKEEGTIKGLEYERLSARLNIDHKLSKRLTFKPKLNATYTTTENREHSLYQMYLNMPWDNAFLSNGRPVDPREDERVGNISKWYGRDYSNYYYDLQTNYSTSEIFDIQANLDFQWRITEDLSFESTNNLQFYNNTSLTYVDPKSISGIAFDGSVYQYSDRRILRLFNQMLRYNKKFNLHSLGAYIAYEYSDYDYKNLTGTKQGIIPGSEILDNGANPFAAGGTRNDYAFQAGLAQVNYGYDGRYFAQASYRLDGSSRFGKENRYAHFYAFSGGWNISNEAFLKDSEVISNLKLRASYGVVGNAGGNDGNYYRQYGLYNLSGQYNGQPALVQGQYKNPGVTWETTKDANVGIEVGLFNRMNMTLDLYNKNTDDLLHYVRFPDTSGWSGYWDNVGRVNNKGIEFGFNASIFKPSLEFQWNIGFNIAKNVNEVKEMYNDAQIYTDQISKGYLKRIEVGYDIDTWYMRRWA, from the coding sequence TTGTTAGATGAAGAGTCCGATTTAATCGATTTACAAACAGCAGTAGTTACTGGATATTCTACACAGCGAAAAGAAGAAGTTACTGCTTCAGTTAGTGTGGTTAATGCAAAAGATTTAGTAGATAGCAAATCTCCAAACGTAACGAACTTGTTGCAGGGAAAAGTTGCAGGTTTACGTATTACTTCAGGATCAGGACAACCGGGAGCGACAGCTTCGATACTAATGAGGGGGCGTACGAGTATTAGTGCAGATACAGAAGCGTTATGGGTAGTGGATGGTGTAATATTTCACGGAACACCAAATCTTAATCCCAATGATGTAGAAACAATTTCTGTATTAAAAGATGCTGCCGCTACTGCTCAATATGGTTCTCGAGGAGCGAATGGAGTCATTATCGTTACGACAAAACGAGGAAAAGGGAGTGGACTAACCATCAATGTGGATTACAATTCAAGTTGGAATAAATTCAATTCAGGAAACTTTGAAGTCATGAATGGAAGTGAATTGTATCAATTATTCCAAGGCATGAGAGGTGCTCCCGATATGCCAACAGAATTACAAAATACAAATTTTGATTGGGTAAAAAATGGAACACAAATCGGTACGGTACAAGATGCAAATGTGAGTTTATCATCAAACTCAGAAAGTACAAACTTGTATTCAGCAATTAATTATTATAAAGAAGAGGGTACAATTAAAGGTTTGGAATACGAACGTTTATCGGCTCGTCTTAATATTGATCATAAATTAAGTAAGCGCTTAACATTTAAACCTAAATTAAACGCAACATATACGACCACAGAAAATAGAGAACATTCATTATACCAAATGTATCTCAACATGCCATGGGATAATGCGTTCTTAAGTAATGGAAGACCTGTAGATCCTCGTGAAGATGAAAGGGTAGGGAATATTTCTAAATGGTATGGACGTGATTATTCGAATTATTATTATGATTTACAAACCAATTATAGTACGTCCGAAATTTTTGATATTCAAGCCAATTTAGATTTTCAGTGGAGAATTACCGAAGATTTAAGTTTTGAATCAACAAACAATCTTCAATTTTATAACAATACTTCTTTAACATATGTTGATCCAAAGTCTATTTCAGGGATCGCATTTGATGGATCAGTGTACCAATATTCGGATCGTCGAATACTTCGATTATTCAATCAGATGTTACGTTACAACAAGAAATTTAATTTACACTCTTTGGGTGCATACATTGCGTACGAATACTCAGATTATGATTATAAAAATTTAACTGGAACAAAGCAAGGAATTATTCCAGGGTCTGAAATTTTAGATAATGGGGCAAATCCTTTTGCAGCGGGAGGTACACGTAACGATTATGCTTTTCAAGCTGGTTTAGCACAAGTAAATTATGGGTATGATGGGCGCTATTTTGCTCAAGCATCTTATCGATTGGATGGTTCATCCCGATTTGGTAAAGAAAATCGTTATGCACATTTCTATGCCTTTTCAGGAGGATGGAATATTAGTAATGAAGCCTTTTTAAAAGATTCGGAAGTGATCTCGAACTTAAAATTAAGAGCATCTTATGGTGTGGTAGGTAATGCCGGAGGTAACGATGGAAATTACTACAGACAATATGGGTTATATAATTTATCAGGACAATACAATGGTCAACCTGCTTTAGTTCAAGGACAATATAAAAATCCAGGAGTTACTTGGGAGACAACTAAAGATGCAAACGTTGGAATTGAAGTGGGATTATTCAATCGAATGAATATGACTTTAGATTTATACAATAAAAATACAGATGACTTATTGCACTATGTAAGGTTTCCAGATACATCGGGTTGGTCTGGATATTGGGATAATGTCGGACGTGTGAATAACAAAGGAATCGAGTTTGGATTTAATGCATCAATTTTCAAACCTTCATTAGAATTCCAATGGAATATAGGATTCAATATCGCTAAAAATGTGAACGAAGTGAAGGAAATGTATAATGATGCACAAATTTATACCGATCAGATTTCAAAAGGATATTTAAAACGAATCGAAGTAGGTTATGATATTGATACCTGGTACATGAGAAGATGGGCCTGA